Proteins encoded within one genomic window of Hahella chejuensis KCTC 2396:
- a CDS encoding flavin reductase family protein translates to MYIDFQQLEATKIYHWMTQTIIPRPIAWALTRNEDGGMNLAPFSYFTAISSAPPTIAISIGKKTSGELKDTRSNLQVGAPCTVHIAGRELAQAVTDSSRTLPYGESELQGLNLSLVDFEGFELGRLAQCRLAFGCRVQEVVELGSVPQAMVLLNIEKLFVDDSVMTTDAKGRLKVDAMQVNPLSRLGADEYATLGEVISIPRPA, encoded by the coding sequence ATGTATATTGACTTCCAGCAACTAGAAGCGACCAAGATCTATCATTGGATGACGCAGACTATCATCCCACGTCCCATCGCATGGGCGCTGACCCGCAATGAGGACGGCGGCATGAATCTGGCGCCGTTTTCCTATTTCACGGCGATTTCCAGCGCGCCTCCCACCATTGCTATTTCCATCGGTAAAAAAACCAGCGGAGAGCTGAAGGATACGCGCAGCAACTTGCAGGTTGGCGCGCCCTGCACCGTGCATATCGCCGGTCGCGAATTGGCGCAGGCGGTGACGGACTCGTCCCGGACTCTGCCTTACGGCGAATCCGAGCTGCAAGGGCTTAACTTGTCATTGGTGGACTTTGAAGGCTTCGAGCTGGGCCGCTTGGCGCAGTGTCGTCTGGCGTTTGGATGCCGGGTGCAGGAAGTGGTGGAGCTGGGCAGCGTGCCTCAGGCGATGGTGCTGCTTAATATCGAAAAACTGTTCGTGGACGATAGCGTCATGACCACGGACGCCAAAGGTCGACTCAAAGTGGATGCGATGCAGGTGAACCCGCTGTCTCGTCTGGGGGCGGATGAATACGCCACACTGGGTGAAGTCATCAGTATTCCGAGGCCCGCATGA
- a CDS encoding class I SAM-dependent methyltransferase — protein sequence MSQLSNPSQAFLRQRGQLSGRILLCSPPADAIAAELRQTGVEVSVLSWDHTAVNACRGAVAEEWLFTDLALPADAQWDQIALFMPKARELLDLMLSVVAPALKHAQHIWLVGEKREGVESAAKRLAKEDWDATKVDSARHCQVWSLTPPADWKPKQNDFWRAYELAQEKVDTLQLFTLPGVFSAGRLDEGTEVLLQSLPELHGRRLLDFGCGCGVIGATLKKRYPKASVELTDINLLALKSAARTAEANGVELNVYASDGLAEVQPGVDAIITNPPFHQGVKQDTRVTQQFLRDCARVLKPGGSLTLVANRFLPYPDWIEAHVGPVRVLFENSRFKVYHAVR from the coding sequence ATGAGTCAGTTAAGCAATCCAAGCCAGGCTTTTTTACGCCAACGTGGTCAGTTGAGCGGTCGAATATTATTGTGCTCGCCGCCCGCAGACGCTATTGCGGCGGAACTGCGCCAAACGGGTGTTGAGGTCAGCGTTCTGAGTTGGGATCACACGGCGGTGAACGCCTGCCGGGGCGCCGTAGCGGAAGAGTGGTTATTCACGGATCTGGCGTTGCCTGCGGACGCGCAATGGGATCAGATCGCCCTGTTCATGCCTAAGGCCAGAGAACTGCTGGACCTGATGTTGTCCGTCGTCGCGCCAGCACTGAAACACGCACAGCATATCTGGCTGGTAGGCGAAAAGCGGGAAGGCGTGGAAAGCGCCGCCAAGCGTCTGGCGAAAGAAGACTGGGACGCCACTAAGGTGGACTCGGCGCGCCATTGCCAAGTCTGGAGTTTGACGCCGCCGGCTGACTGGAAGCCCAAGCAGAACGACTTCTGGCGCGCCTACGAACTTGCGCAGGAGAAGGTGGATACACTGCAGCTTTTCACTTTGCCAGGCGTATTCAGCGCAGGCCGTCTGGATGAAGGTACAGAGGTGCTGTTGCAATCTCTGCCGGAGTTGCACGGGCGGCGCCTTCTGGACTTTGGTTGCGGCTGCGGCGTCATTGGGGCGACTTTGAAGAAACGCTATCCCAAAGCGTCTGTTGAGCTGACGGATATCAATCTGCTGGCGCTCAAGAGCGCAGCGCGCACCGCTGAAGCCAATGGCGTGGAGCTGAACGTATACGCTTCCGATGGTCTTGCTGAAGTACAGCCCGGCGTGGACGCTATTATTACCAACCCGCCTTTCCATCAAGGCGTGAAACAGGATACTCGCGTCACCCAGCAATTTCTGCGTGACTGCGCGCGCGTGCTGAAACCTGGCGGCTCATTAACCCTGGTGGCGAACCGCTTCCTGCCGTACCCGGATTGGATCGAGGCCCATGTCGGGCCGGTGCGGGTTCTGTTCGAGAACAGCCGATTCAAGGTGTACCATGCCGTCAGATAA
- a CDS encoding RluA family pseudouridine synthase has product MDPQSRWRRKLIVGETVADASTWLAAQTGLSKQKVKDAMLKGAVWWKRGGKPQKRLRRAKSPLAVGDVLELNYDPQILALNSPQPTLVADHDAYSIWCKPAGLLTQGSEWGDHCSLLRMAELHFQSKRQVFLLHRLDREAMGLVIIAHNKAAAGRFGALLQDNALDKFYLARVKGRLAQEQGEIDFPVDGKSALSYYQVQHYDDATDSSLVRVKLITGRKHQIRRHFADLGYPLLGDPRYGSGNKHEDGLMLAATELAFTCPMRRRAMRVVMPEALLPAWSRQR; this is encoded by the coding sequence GTGGATCCCCAAAGTCGCTGGCGTCGTAAGTTGATTGTTGGCGAGACGGTGGCGGATGCCTCTACCTGGCTGGCTGCGCAGACCGGCTTGTCGAAGCAGAAGGTCAAAGACGCCATGCTGAAGGGCGCGGTCTGGTGGAAGCGCGGCGGCAAGCCGCAGAAGCGCCTGCGCAGAGCCAAATCCCCATTGGCGGTCGGCGACGTGCTGGAGCTGAATTACGATCCTCAGATTCTCGCTCTCAACAGTCCGCAGCCCACATTGGTGGCGGATCATGACGCCTACTCCATCTGGTGCAAGCCCGCTGGGCTGCTCACGCAGGGCTCCGAATGGGGCGACCATTGCAGCCTGCTGCGCATGGCGGAGCTGCACTTTCAAAGCAAGCGGCAGGTGTTCCTGCTGCATCGCCTGGATCGCGAGGCCATGGGCTTGGTGATCATCGCCCATAATAAAGCGGCGGCGGGGCGGTTTGGCGCGCTGCTGCAGGATAATGCGCTGGATAAGTTCTATCTGGCGCGGGTAAAAGGGCGTCTGGCGCAAGAGCAGGGGGAAATCGACTTCCCTGTGGACGGCAAATCAGCGTTGAGCTATTACCAGGTTCAGCATTATGACGACGCGACGGACTCCAGTCTGGTGCGGGTCAAACTGATCACGGGACGCAAGCATCAGATTCGACGTCACTTCGCGGATTTAGGGTATCCCTTACTGGGCGATCCGCGTTATGGCTCAGGCAACAAGCATGAAGACGGTTTGATGCTGGCGGCGACGGAACTGGCGTTTACCTGTCCCATGCGCCGCCGCGCCATGCGGGTGGTTATGCCGGAGGCGTTGCTTCCGGCCTGGAGTCGTCAGCGCTGA
- a CDS encoding DUF6455 family protein, whose amino-acid sequence MMKVTIIWMAVAAVFMLPTMMVLAFIFRNSRTADLYYNGLANRVEQERLGQMLKQQGVDTTHYVRGSSSVEVFKAIQNCRNCSEKAHCGEHLQRENATPGVPDFCPNQDAIIAQAPVSADDSRPEATPPA is encoded by the coding sequence ATGATGAAAGTAACCATTATCTGGATGGCCGTCGCCGCTGTATTTATGCTGCCAACCATGATGGTGCTGGCGTTTATTTTTCGCAATTCACGCACAGCGGACCTGTATTACAACGGGCTTGCCAACCGGGTGGAGCAGGAACGTCTGGGTCAGATGCTGAAACAGCAGGGCGTCGACACCACGCATTATGTTAGGGGCTCGTCTTCCGTTGAAGTGTTCAAGGCGATTCAGAACTGTCGCAACTGTTCCGAGAAAGCCCACTGTGGCGAACATCTGCAACGGGAGAACGCCACCCCGGGCGTTCCCGACTTCTGCCCTAACCAGGACGCCATTATCGCCCAAGCGCCAGTCAGCGCTGACGACTCCAGGCCGGAAGCAACGCCTCCGGCATAA
- the miaA gene encoding tRNA (adenosine(37)-N6)-dimethylallyltransferase MiaA, translating into MSIANDNPNARPVVVLGPTACGKTRLAVALARAFAGEVVSADSRQVFRGMDIGTGKDLQDYGDTPYHLIDIVDPGAPFSLFDYLGAMQRTLDDLDAREKRPIIAGGSGLYLDAILRGYRLVEAPVDPLLRERLKHHDQERLNALLASLRPLHNTTDTQDRERTLRAIEIAYAELNEDSPSVQISIDPVVIGLHCDNDRLRARIRERLETRLDEGLIEEVESLRAEGLSWRQLDELGLEYRYVALYLQEQLNRNDMMQKLASAIYLFARQQVKWFRRMERQGVAIHWLEADDAPLDNALALLRR; encoded by the coding sequence ATGAGTATCGCTAACGACAATCCCAACGCCAGGCCCGTCGTGGTGCTTGGCCCTACCGCCTGCGGTAAAACCCGGCTCGCAGTGGCGTTGGCTCGCGCCTTTGCGGGAGAAGTGGTGTCTGCGGATTCCCGGCAGGTGTTTCGGGGCATGGATATTGGAACCGGCAAGGATTTGCAGGATTACGGCGACACCCCTTATCACCTGATCGACATTGTTGATCCGGGGGCTCCGTTCAGTCTGTTTGACTACCTTGGCGCCATGCAGCGGACACTCGATGATCTGGATGCGAGAGAGAAGCGCCCAATTATCGCCGGTGGTTCCGGGTTGTATCTGGATGCGATTCTGCGCGGCTATCGACTTGTCGAGGCGCCTGTCGACCCGCTGCTGCGGGAACGGCTCAAACATCATGATCAAGAGCGGCTGAATGCGCTGCTGGCTTCATTGAGGCCCTTGCACAACACCACTGACACGCAGGACCGCGAGCGCACGCTGCGAGCGATTGAGATTGCCTACGCAGAGCTGAATGAAGACAGTCCCAGTGTGCAGATCAGTATCGACCCTGTCGTGATCGGGTTGCACTGCGATAATGACCGATTGCGCGCCCGCATTCGCGAACGTCTGGAAACTCGTCTGGACGAAGGTTTGATTGAAGAAGTGGAAAGTCTTCGGGCGGAGGGGCTGAGTTGGCGGCAGTTGGATGAGCTGGGATTAGAGTACCGCTACGTCGCGCTGTATCTGCAGGAGCAGCTGAACCGCAATGACATGATGCAAAAGCTTGCTTCTGCGATATACCTCTTCGCCCGCCAGCAAGTGAAATGGTTCCGTCGTATGGAGCGTCAGGGCGTCGCCATCCATTGGCTGGAAGCGGACGACGCGCCATTGGATAACGCCTTGGCGCTATTGCGGCGATAA
- a CDS encoding CopD family protein yields MLLLLKLLHVLAALGWVGGMFFAYFILRPTAAEQLQPPQRLPLWSEVLTRFFRWVWIAVLTLWGSGLGMLALWGGKPPLYVHIMLGGALAMTLIFIGVFFFPFRKLKTCTLEKTWSEAGAALNQVRQAVLANLCLGLIVICVAVGKWPY; encoded by the coding sequence ATGCTTTTGCTACTTAAACTACTTCATGTTCTAGCGGCCCTGGGCTGGGTCGGCGGTATGTTTTTCGCCTATTTCATTCTGCGCCCTACCGCAGCGGAGCAATTGCAGCCGCCTCAGCGTCTGCCGCTGTGGTCGGAAGTGCTGACTCGCTTTTTCAGATGGGTGTGGATCGCCGTGCTGACGCTCTGGGGCTCCGGCTTGGGCATGCTCGCGCTATGGGGCGGCAAACCGCCCCTGTACGTTCACATCATGCTGGGCGGCGCGTTAGCGATGACGCTCATTTTCATTGGGGTGTTTTTCTTTCCCTTTCGCAAGCTGAAGACCTGCACCCTGGAAAAGACCTGGAGCGAAGCCGGCGCCGCGCTAAACCAGGTGCGACAGGCGGTGCTGGCCAACCTGTGCCTGGGGCTCATCGTCATCTGCGTCGCGGTTGGCAAGTGGCCGTATTGA